One window of Saimiri boliviensis isolate mSaiBol1 chromosome 4, mSaiBol1.pri, whole genome shotgun sequence genomic DNA carries:
- the TSPYL4 gene encoding testis-specific Y-encoded-like protein 4, with translation MSVLDGDNELPLVQTGGLAAPDHGPGDPDVHQCQGLHEETEATQVMAGGGSLETAAEGGAPRDPVDCGPLLRFPVAGSRGGAATEAGQEDAPPSTKGLEAASASVAADNSQKNGCQLGEPRGPAGQKALEACGTGRLGSQMILGKKAKEVTTRKCAISAALEKQGEAGAVMEEKKAAQKEKKLAGGVKEETRPRAPKINNCMDSLEAIDQELSNVNAQADRAFLQLERKFGRMRRLHMQRRSFIIQNIPGFWVTAFRNHPQLSPMISGQDEDMLRYMINLEVEELKHPRAGCKFKFIFQSNPYFRNEGLVKEYERRSSGRVVSLSTPIRWHRGQDPQAHIHRNREGNTIPSFFNWFSDHSLLEFDRIAEIIKGEIWPNPLQYYLMGEGPRRVIRGPPRQPVESSRSFRFQSG, from the coding sequence ATGAGCGTCCTGGATGGGGACAACGAGCTCCCTCTCGTCCAAACCGGCGGCCTGGCTGCCCCCGACCATGGCCCAGGAGATCCGGACGTACACCAGTGCCAAGGGCTCCATGAAGAAACCGAGGCGACACAGGTGATGGCGGGTGGGGGCAGCTTGGAGACCGCTGCGGAGGGAGGTGCACCGCGGGATCCGGTGGACTGTGGCCCCCTCCTCCGCTTCCCAGTTGCCGGGAGTCGCGGCGGTGCGGCGACCGAAGCCGGGCAGGAGGATGCGCCACCTTCTACGAAAGGTCTGgaagcagcctctgcctccgtgGCCGCTGACAACAGCCAGAAAAATGGCTGTCAGCTTGGAGAGCCCCGTGGCCCTGCTGGGCAGAAGGCTCTAGAAGCCTGTGGCACAGGGCGGTTGGGGTCTCAGATGATACTGGGGAAGAAGGCCAAGGAAGTGACGACTAGGAAGTGCGCCATCTCAGCAGCATTGGAAAAGCAGGGAGAAGCAGGGGCAGTGATGGAGGAAAAGAAGGCGGcgcagaaggaaaaaaagctgGCAGGAGGGGTGAAAGAGGAGACACGGCCCAGGGCCCCTAAGATCAATAACTGCATGGATTCACTGGAGGCCATCGATCAAGAGTTGTCAAACGTAAATGCCCAGGCTGACAGGGCCTTCCTTCAGCTTGAGCGCAAGTTTGGCCGCATGCGAAGGCTCCACATGCAGCGCAGAAGTTTCATTATCCAAAATATCCCAGGTTTCTGGGTCACTGCCTTTCGAAACCACCCCCAGCTGTCACCTATGATCAGTGGCCAAGATGAAGACATGCTGCGGTACATGATCAATTTAGAGGTGGAGGAGCTTAAACACCCCAGAGCAGGCTGCAAATTCAAGTTCATCTTTCAAAGCAATCCCTACTTCCGAAATGAGGGGCTTGTCAAGGAATATGAGCGCAGATCCTCAGGCCGGGTTGTGTCTCTTTCCACTCCAATCCGCTGGCACCGAGGCCAAGACCCCCAGGCTCATATCCACAGAAACCGGGAAGGGAACACCATCCCTAGTTTCTTCAACTGGTTCTCAGACCACAGCCTTCTAGAATTCGACAGAATTGCAGAGATTATCAAAGGAGAAATATGGCCCAATCCCTTACAATACTACCTGATGGGTGAAGGGCCCCGCAGAGTAATTCGAGGCCCACCAAGGCAGCCAGTGGAGAGCTCCAGATCCTTCAGGTTCCAGTCTGGCTAA